The Desulfomicrobium orale DSM 12838 genome includes a window with the following:
- the hisA gene encoding 1-(5-phosphoribosyl)-5-[(5-phosphoribosylamino)methylideneamino]imidazole-4-carboxamide isomerase, with protein MNIFPAVDIKGGQCVRLRQGVEDAVTVFSEDPVTEALRWQDMGARWLHVIDLDGAFSGKPRNMELIRDLCARISIPVQLGGGIRDLPVAAAYLEAGVTRLIIGTMALEEPGLFRDLCAAFPGRIGVSLDARNGRLKTRGWVEDAGKTVAEVVPELEGAGTSFFIYTDISRDGMQSGVNVPALEALLDLTDRPVLIAGGISTLDDIRAVYPLSRKGLAGVITGKAIYAGSLNLREALDWLEKQAAS; from the coding sequence GTGAACATCTTTCCGGCGGTGGACATCAAGGGCGGCCAGTGCGTCCGGCTCCGGCAGGGAGTGGAAGACGCGGTCACGGTCTTTTCTGAGGACCCGGTGACCGAGGCCCTCAGGTGGCAGGACATGGGCGCCAGATGGCTGCATGTCATCGACCTGGACGGCGCGTTCAGCGGAAAGCCGCGCAACATGGAACTCATCCGGGACCTGTGCGCCCGGATTTCCATTCCCGTGCAGCTGGGCGGCGGCATCCGCGATCTGCCGGTGGCGGCCGCTTATCTGGAAGCCGGAGTGACCCGGCTCATCATCGGCACCATGGCTCTGGAGGAGCCTGGACTTTTCCGGGACCTGTGCGCCGCCTTTCCCGGCCGTATCGGCGTGTCGCTGGATGCGCGCAACGGGCGGCTCAAGACCAGAGGCTGGGTGGAGGACGCGGGGAAGACCGTGGCCGAAGTCGTGCCGGAACTGGAAGGCGCGGGGACATCCTTTTTCATCTATACGGACATCAGCCGCGACGGCATGCAGTCCGGCGTGAATGTGCCCGCCCTGGAGGCCCTGCTGGACCTGACGGATCGGCCCGTGCTCATTGCCGGAGGTATTTCCACCCTGGACGATATCCGCGCCGTGTACCCTCTGAGCCGGAAAGGGCTGGCCGGAGTGATTACGGGCAAGGCCATTTATGCAGGCAGTCTGAATCTGCGGGAAGCGCTGGACTGGCTGGAGAAACAGGCCGCCTCGTGA
- the hisB gene encoding imidazoleglycerol-phosphate dehydratase HisB, which yields MTIRTGNVERQTRETRISVALTLDGKGECRIRTGFGFADHMLELMAHWAGFDLELSCEGDMHIDAHHSLEDTGLCLGGALHAALGDRLGIARVGWARVPMDEALVDVCLDLSGRPYLVYEEALLPSVVAGQEKDLWREFFKSLAVKAGMNLHVRMLYGQNGHHLLESAFKGVGLALRQAVRREREAVLSTKGGLDT from the coding sequence ATGACCATTCGCACGGGCAATGTGGAGCGCCAGACCCGCGAGACGCGGATTTCCGTCGCCCTGACTCTGGACGGGAAGGGAGAATGCCGCATCCGCACGGGGTTTGGATTCGCCGACCACATGCTGGAACTCATGGCGCACTGGGCCGGATTCGATCTGGAACTTTCCTGCGAGGGCGACATGCACATCGACGCGCATCATTCTCTGGAGGACACGGGGCTGTGTCTCGGCGGGGCGTTGCATGCCGCTCTGGGAGACCGGCTGGGTATCGCCAGGGTGGGATGGGCCAGGGTGCCCATGGACGAGGCTTTGGTGGATGTCTGTCTGGACCTTTCGGGACGGCCCTATCTGGTTTATGAGGAAGCCCTGCTGCCGTCTGTCGTGGCGGGGCAGGAAAAGGATCTGTGGCGGGAATTTTTCAAATCCCTGGCCGTGAAGGCGGGCATGAACCTGCATGTGCGCATGTTGTACGGCCAAAATGGGCATCACCTGCTGGAATCCGCCTTCAAGGGCGTGGGGCTGGCCCTGCGTCAGGCCGTGCGGCGGGAGCGGGAGGCTGTGCTCAGCACCAAGGGAGGGCTCGACACATGA
- the tatC gene encoding twin-arginine translocase subunit TatC — MTFLGHLQELRMRLTRCLIAAFVGLLACYGFSEQLFQKLMEPLVTLLEPTGGSLIYTGLPEAFFTHLKVAAVAGLFAASPYIFYQLWIFVAPGLYEGERKWIVPIAVCSAACFVTGALFGYYVVFPFGFQFFLGYATDFIRPMPSVKEYFSFATGMLFAFGLIFELPLFMLFLASLGIVTSKGLRKYRKYAILGSFVVAAILTPPDVVSQILMAGPLCLLYEVGIWLAWIFGKKPKEPAKGPDMEKKHGGMTAGPT, encoded by the coding sequence ATGACTTTCCTCGGGCATCTTCAGGAATTGCGCATGCGGCTGACGCGCTGCCTCATTGCCGCGTTCGTGGGCCTTTTGGCCTGCTACGGGTTTTCGGAACAGCTCTTTCAGAAGCTCATGGAGCCGCTGGTCACGCTGCTGGAGCCGACCGGAGGTTCGCTCATCTATACCGGCCTGCCCGAGGCGTTTTTCACCCACCTCAAGGTGGCCGCCGTGGCCGGGCTTTTCGCGGCCAGTCCGTACATCTTCTACCAGCTCTGGATATTCGTCGCGCCGGGCCTGTATGAGGGCGAACGCAAATGGATCGTGCCCATCGCCGTGTGTTCCGCCGCGTGTTTCGTGACGGGCGCGCTCTTCGGATATTATGTGGTTTTTCCCTTCGGGTTTCAGTTTTTTCTGGGATACGCCACGGATTTCATCCGGCCCATGCCTTCGGTGAAGGAGTATTTCAGCTTTGCGACCGGCATGCTCTTCGCTTTCGGACTCATTTTCGAGCTGCCCCTGTTCATGCTTTTTCTGGCCTCGCTGGGCATCGTCACCTCGAAGGGACTGCGGAAATACCGGAAATACGCCATTCTGGGGAGCTTCGTAGTGGCGGCCATTCTGACTCCGCCTGATGTGGTCTCCCAGATTCTCATGGCCGGGCCTTTGTGCCTGCTGTATGAAGTGGGCATCTGGCTGGCCTGGATATTCGGGAAGAAACCCAAGGAACCGGCAAAAGGGCCGGACATGGAAAAAAAACACGGCGGCATGACCGCAGGACCGACATGA
- the tatB gene encoding Sec-independent protein translocase protein TatB: MFGIGSTELLVILVVALIVIGPAKLPEIARSLGKALGEFRRVSTDVKRTIEMEVEHEEQKAKAEKARKELFPEGEATGKTAAADSGAAETSTDAATNASGSDGDAKA, from the coding sequence ATGTTTGGAATTGGATCAACGGAACTTCTGGTCATCCTCGTTGTGGCGCTGATCGTTATCGGCCCGGCCAAGTTGCCGGAAATCGCCAGATCGTTGGGCAAGGCTCTGGGAGAATTCCGCCGGGTCAGCACTGATGTGAAGCGGACCATCGAGATGGAAGTGGAGCACGAAGAGCAGAAAGCCAAAGCCGAGAAAGCCCGCAAGGAACTTTTCCCCGAGGGGGAAGCCACCGGCAAGACTGCGGCCGCAGACTCCGGCGCGGCGGAAACGTCCACGGATGCTGCCACGAACGCTTCCGGCAGTGACGGGGATGCCAAGGCATGA
- a CDS encoding protein kinase domain-containing protein — protein sequence MAKNKKWRDKYEEIDGLGEGGNAKVYRVRCKDSKVEYALKELSAGGREKKSRFVKEIGIIKDNQENICGIVPIIEHSVEEYWYVMPVTESAMYYINRNNVEIIDIVKEIVFLCETLEKFHEKEISHRDIKPSNIHYYEGRFCYADFGLAGLPEDINDFTKSDKGLGAIFTISPEMKRNPKGADGKKADVFSLAKTMWMFLAKDEKGFDGVYDYLDLNHSLHYIDKYKKTHLVEIDELLKDATANNPDFRPNIKEFKKRLLDWIDIYSDEDKSQASDWNFLNKQLFGSPPPGSALWREIEDIVKVLNIIGKVAAYNHMFFPGGGGLDFSYAATADEKNCIKLYDTIGMCYVVKPKVLYFEGFGENYKWNYFLLELDKLSQIIDSDNYSDSEYLVEDIPGHYVSAQYAQYGVYDYETGDPFPDGYQVVCRYIKGKFLIVMKFGPYNRINATYDGRHNDCEVDIFRSYIEELIEKYLKIYDLAKQHPKMESLKDKDIEHRILNLEEFSRNPFKNFYLEKEPDERIKNMHSDKITRDYINKNFNNWNFYDILQNYPLTDSSVIKFIFVFKFPENVVFNPAELIQDIITESIYCICVDGMIREVNSYSDKQCYCVYDRKIAIDLKSKLDKKISGILNKNGLIEFEDYQSCFSIEFVKCGKPKHLFTRKEIEIVMRNADDRYVNQLVIDENGYAKVIQGNDYDCGYLFPVRHELWHCGNKYVGKYSDLSTLEDDYISSLQGWLMFLETGKRQYMDFVYENNNEDELLSEIKKYYL from the coding sequence ATGGCAAAGAATAAAAAATGGAGAGATAAATATGAAGAGATAGATGGGTTAGGCGAAGGTGGGAATGCAAAAGTTTATCGTGTTAGATGTAAGGATAGTAAAGTAGAATATGCTTTAAAAGAGTTATCTGCTGGGGGAAGAGAAAAGAAGTCAAGATTTGTTAAGGAGATAGGTATTATAAAGGATAATCAAGAAAATATATGTGGGATAGTTCCCATTATTGAGCACTCTGTTGAAGAATATTGGTATGTAATGCCTGTTACAGAATCTGCTATGTATTATATAAATAGAAATAACGTTGAGATTATAGATATAGTAAAAGAAATTGTGTTTCTGTGTGAAACATTGGAGAAGTTTCATGAAAAGGAGATCTCGCACAGAGATATCAAACCATCCAATATTCATTACTATGAAGGTAGATTTTGCTATGCTGATTTTGGCTTAGCTGGGCTGCCAGAGGATATAAATGATTTCACAAAGTCCGATAAAGGACTTGGAGCAATATTTACTATTTCTCCTGAAATGAAGCGCAATCCAAAAGGTGCAGATGGGAAAAAAGCTGATGTTTTTTCTTTGGCAAAAACAATGTGGATGTTTTTAGCTAAAGATGAAAAAGGATTTGATGGGGTATATGATTATTTAGATCTCAATCATAGTCTGCATTATATTGATAAATATAAGAAGACACATCTTGTAGAAATAGATGAGCTTCTTAAAGATGCAACAGCTAATAATCCTGATTTCCGTCCAAATATCAAGGAATTTAAAAAAAGACTTTTAGATTGGATTGATATATATTCTGATGAGGATAAATCCCAGGCAAGCGATTGGAACTTCCTCAATAAACAATTATTTGGTTCGCCACCTCCAGGGTCGGCCTTATGGAGAGAGATTGAAGATATTGTTAAAGTGCTAAATATTATTGGTAAGGTTGCTGCATATAACCATATGTTTTTTCCTGGTGGGGGAGGTCTAGATTTCTCTTATGCTGCCACTGCAGATGAAAAAAATTGTATCAAGTTATATGATACGATAGGGATGTGCTATGTTGTTAAGCCTAAAGTATTATATTTCGAAGGGTTTGGCGAGAATTATAAGTGGAATTATTTCTTGTTAGAGCTTGATAAACTGAGTCAAATTATTGATAGCGATAATTACTCTGATAGCGAGTATTTAGTTGAGGATATTCCTGGCCATTACGTTTCAGCGCAATATGCACAATATGGAGTATATGATTATGAGACGGGTGATCCTTTTCCTGATGGATATCAAGTAGTTTGTCGATACATTAAAGGTAAGTTCTTAATTGTAATGAAGTTTGGGCCTTACAATAGAATTAATGCGACATACGATGGTAGACATAACGATTGTGAGGTTGACATATTTAGATCGTATATAGAAGAGTTGATAGAAAAATACTTAAAGATATATGATTTAGCCAAACAACATCCTAAGATGGAGAGCTTGAAAGATAAAGATATAGAGCATAGAATTTTAAATTTAGAAGAATTTAGTAGAAATCCATTTAAAAATTTTTATTTGGAGAAAGAACCAGATGAGAGAATAAAAAATATGCATAGCGATAAGATAACGAGAGATTATATAAATAAAAATTTTAATAATTGGAATTTTTATGATATACTTCAAAATTACCCATTGACAGATTCATCGGTTATTAAATTTATATTTGTATTTAAATTTCCTGAAAATGTAGTATTTAATCCTGCTGAATTAATTCAGGATATAATTACAGAAAGTATATATTGTATTTGTGTAGACGGGATGATAAGAGAAGTAAACTCGTATTCAGATAAACAATGTTACTGTGTTTATGATAGAAAAATTGCAATTGATTTGAAGAGTAAACTTGACAAAAAAATTTCAGGAATTCTTAATAAAAATGGTTTGATAGAATTTGAGGATTACCAATCTTGTTTTTCCATCGAATTTGTTAAATGTGGAAAGCCAAAGCATTTATTTACAAGAAAAGAGATTGAGATAGTTATGCGAAATGCAGACGATAGATATGTAAATCAGCTTGTTATTGACGAGAATGGATATGCAAAAGTCATTCAAGGGAATGACTATGATTGTGGATATTTATTTCCTGTGAGGCATGAATTATGGCATTGTGGAAATAAATATGTTGGAAAATATTCAGATTTATCGACTTTAGAGGATGATTATATTTCTTCTTTGCAGGGTTGGTTAATGTTTTTAGAAACAGGAAAACGTCAATATATGGATTTTGTATATGAAAATAATAACGAAGATGAGCTATTGTCAGAAATAAAAAAATATTATTTATAA
- the guaA gene encoding glutamine-hydrolyzing GMP synthase: MQKVIILDFGSQYTQLIARRTREAGVYSEIHPCTIPTAELKALEPSAIILSGGPASVSQLDSPGVDADIFGWGLPVLGICYGMQLMTRELGGKIAPALDREYGRSELAFAGPSLLWPEGNGLSVWMSHGDHVLEVPPGFTVTARTGNIDVAAMADPDRKMYALQFHPEVAHTERGDEILRNFLFRVAGLASSWTMSSFVDSMLQALPARIGEDKVVCGLSGGIDSTVVAVLLNKAIGKNLHCIFVDNGLLRAGEGEEVVGYLREHFDLNLHYVKAQDRFLSRLKGLEDPEQKRKVIGYTFIEVFEEEARKIPGVKYLAQGTLYPDVIESVSFKGPSAVIKSHHNVGGLPEKMNLALVEPLRELFKDEVRKVAQELGLPDFIVWRHPFPGPGLAIRVIGEITEPRLEILRQADKIVQHELMASNWYYKVWQGFAVLLPLKTVGVMGDERTYEHVIALRIVDSIDAMTADWSRIPAEILARISNRIINEVKGVNRVVYDISSKPPSTIEWE; this comes from the coding sequence ATGCAGAAAGTCATCATCCTCGATTTCGGTTCCCAGTACACCCAGCTCATCGCCCGGCGCACCCGCGAGGCGGGCGTTTATTCCGAAATTCATCCATGCACCATTCCCACGGCAGAACTGAAGGCCCTCGAGCCCTCGGCCATCATCCTGTCCGGCGGTCCGGCCTCGGTATCCCAGCTGGATTCCCCCGGAGTGGATGCGGATATTTTCGGATGGGGCCTGCCGGTGCTGGGCATCTGTTACGGGATGCAGCTCATGACCAGGGAGCTGGGCGGCAAGATCGCTCCGGCGCTGGACCGGGAATACGGCCGCAGCGAACTGGCCTTTGCCGGGCCGAGTCTTCTGTGGCCGGAAGGGAATGGCCTGTCGGTGTGGATGTCCCACGGCGACCATGTGCTGGAAGTGCCGCCGGGGTTCACGGTCACGGCCCGCACCGGGAATATCGACGTGGCGGCCATGGCTGATCCGGACCGGAAAATGTACGCCCTGCAGTTTCATCCGGAAGTGGCCCACACCGAGCGCGGCGACGAGATTCTGCGCAATTTTCTGTTCCGGGTGGCGGGTCTGGCTTCCTCCTGGACCATGTCCTCCTTTGTGGATTCCATGCTGCAGGCCCTGCCCGCCAGAATCGGCGAGGACAAGGTGGTCTGCGGCCTGTCCGGCGGCATCGATTCCACTGTGGTGGCCGTGCTCCTGAACAAGGCCATCGGCAAGAACCTGCACTGCATATTTGTGGATAACGGCCTGCTCCGGGCCGGAGAAGGCGAGGAAGTGGTCGGCTATCTGCGCGAGCATTTCGATCTGAACCTGCACTACGTCAAGGCCCAGGACAGGTTTCTGTCCCGCCTGAAGGGTCTGGAAGACCCGGAGCAGAAGCGCAAGGTCATCGGCTATACGTTCATCGAGGTCTTCGAGGAAGAGGCCAGAAAGATTCCGGGGGTGAAGTATCTGGCCCAGGGCACCCTGTATCCTGACGTGATCGAGTCCGTGAGCTTCAAGGGTCCTTCGGCCGTCATCAAGAGCCACCACAACGTGGGCGGACTGCCCGAAAAGATGAATCTGGCTCTGGTGGAGCCCCTGCGCGAACTGTTCAAGGACGAGGTGCGCAAGGTGGCTCAGGAGCTGGGCCTGCCGGATTTCATCGTCTGGCGGCATCCTTTTCCCGGACCGGGGCTGGCCATCCGGGTCATCGGCGAAATCACGGAGCCGCGTCTGGAAATTCTGCGTCAGGCGGACAAGATCGTGCAGCACGAGCTCATGGCCTCCAACTGGTACTACAAGGTGTGGCAGGGTTTTGCCGTGCTGCTGCCCCTGAAGACCGTGGGCGTCATGGGTGACGAGCGCACTTACGAGCACGTCATCGCCCTGCGCATCGTGGATTCCATCGACGCCATGACGGCGGACTGGTCCAGGATTCCGGCGGAGATTCTGGCCCGCATCTCCAACAGGATCATCAACGAGGTCAAAGGCGTGAACAGGGTTGTTTACGATATTTCCTCCAAGCCGCCGAGCACTATTGAGTGGGAATAG
- the guaB gene encoding IMP dehydrogenase, whose translation MEKILGKALTFDDVLLVPAYSEVLPDQVRLNTRLTPSIELNIPFLSAAMDTVTESRMAISLARSGGIGIVHKNMTVEQQALEVVKVKKSESGMIVDPITVAPGDTVGQALSLMREYRISGLPVIEDDHLVGIVTNRDVRFVTDMEVRVREVMTSKRLITVPMGISLEDAKRHLHENRIEKLLVVDEGNKLKGLLTIKDIDKVRKYPDSCKDDLGRLRVGAAVGVGKGRAERVEALVRAGADVLVLDSAHGHSRNILNAVRDTKAEWPDMQLVAGNVATYEGAKALIEAGADAVKVGIGPGSICTTRIVAGVGVPQVTAIMECVRACREAGKCCIADGGVKFSGDVVKALVAGADTVMMGSMFAGTEESPGEKILYQGRTYKIYRGMGSIDAMKDGSSDRYFQEGSKKLVPEGIVGRVPYKGSVGETIDQLVGGVRSGMGYLGAGDIPALQKKAQFVEISAAGLRESHVHDVIITKEAPNYRVDAY comes from the coding sequence ATGGAAAAGATACTGGGCAAGGCCCTGACTTTTGACGATGTTCTGCTGGTTCCGGCCTATTCGGAAGTGCTGCCGGACCAGGTCCGGCTGAACACCCGGCTCACGCCGTCCATCGAGCTGAACATTCCCTTTCTGAGCGCGGCCATGGACACCGTGACCGAATCCCGCATGGCCATTTCCCTGGCCCGGTCCGGCGGCATCGGCATCGTGCACAAGAACATGACCGTGGAGCAGCAGGCCCTGGAGGTCGTCAAGGTCAAGAAGTCCGAGTCGGGCATGATCGTGGACCCCATCACCGTGGCTCCCGGCGACACGGTGGGGCAGGCCCTGAGCCTCATGCGCGAATACCGTATTTCCGGCCTGCCGGTGATCGAGGACGATCATCTGGTGGGCATTGTCACCAACCGCGACGTGCGTTTCGTGACCGACATGGAGGTCCGGGTGCGGGAGGTCATGACCAGCAAGCGGCTGATCACCGTGCCCATGGGCATTTCTCTGGAGGATGCCAAGCGCCATCTGCATGAGAACCGCATCGAGAAGCTCCTGGTGGTGGACGAGGGCAACAAGCTGAAGGGCCTTCTGACCATCAAGGACATCGACAAGGTCCGCAAGTATCCCGATTCCTGCAAGGACGATCTCGGCCGGCTGCGCGTGGGCGCGGCCGTGGGCGTGGGCAAGGGCCGGGCCGAGCGGGTGGAGGCCCTGGTCCGGGCCGGTGCGGATGTGCTTGTGCTGGATTCGGCTCACGGGCATTCCAGAAACATTCTGAACGCGGTGCGGGACACCAAGGCCGAGTGGCCGGACATGCAGCTTGTGGCCGGGAACGTGGCCACCTATGAGGGGGCCAAGGCCCTCATTGAGGCCGGAGCCGACGCCGTGAAAGTGGGCATCGGGCCGGGCTCCATCTGCACCACGCGCATCGTGGCCGGTGTGGGTGTGCCTCAGGTCACGGCCATCATGGAGTGCGTGCGGGCCTGCCGCGAGGCGGGCAAGTGCTGCATCGCCGACGGCGGCGTCAAATTTTCGGGCGATGTGGTCAAGGCGCTGGTGGCCGGGGCAGATACGGTGATGATGGGCTCCATGTTCGCCGGAACCGAGGAAAGCCCCGGAGAGAAGATTCTGTACCAGGGCCGGACTTATAAGATCTACCGGGGCATGGGCTCCATCGACGCCATGAAGGACGGCAGCAGCGACCGCTATTTTCAGGAAGGCTCCAAGAAGCTGGTTCCCGAAGGCATTGTGGGCCGCGTGCCGTACAAGGGCTCCGTGGGCGAGACCATCGACCAGCTGGTGGGCGGCGTGCGTTCAGGCATGGGATACCTGGGGGCAGGGGATATCCCCGCCTTGCAGAAGAAGGCCCAGTTTGTGGAGATTTCCGCAGCGGGGCTGCGTGAAAGCCACGTGCACGACGTGATCATCACCAAGGAAGCACCCAATTACCGGGTGGACGCCTACTGA